From a region of the Candidatus Eisenbacteria bacterium genome:
- a CDS encoding cytochrome C, which yields MTGTGRALAMIAVLGGAVGCASHAPDRAAAADAGTTPSGNPYLECCASCHGADARGRGPVAASLKMPPPDLTQLARTHGGQFPRAEVAAVVTGAHPVASHGTREMPVWALHFEPAGQAATGIAAAYAQRRLDAILDHLESVQAK from the coding sequence ATGACGGGGACCGGACGCGCGCTGGCGATGATCGCGGTGCTGGGAGGCGCGGTGGGCTGTGCGTCGCACGCGCCCGACCGGGCCGCTGCGGCCGATGCCGGCACAACGCCCTCGGGGAATCCGTATCTCGAGTGCTGCGCCTCGTGTCACGGCGCGGATGCGCGCGGGCGTGGTCCGGTCGCCGCGTCGTTGAAGATGCCCCCACCGGACCTCACCCAGCTCGCGCGCACGCACGGCGGGCAGTTCCCGCGCGCCGAGGTCGCCGCCGTCGTCACCGGCGCGCATCCGGTCGCGTCCCACGGGACGCGCGAGATGCCGGTCTGGGCGCTTCACTTCGAGCCAGCGGGCCAGGCGGCAACCGGCATCGCCGCCGCCTACGCGCAGCGACGGCTCGATGCGATCCTCGATCACCTGGAGTCGGTGCAGGCGAAGTAG
- a CDS encoding sigma-54 dependent transcriptional regulator produces the protein MTKALVVDDERKMRRILQMVLERMSIDSVVAETGAEALERFDREQVDLVLTDLKMPGMTGIELLSELRVRDPDLPVIVLTAFGTVQTAVEAMKAGACDYVLKPFDLDAIEITIRKALDLSRYRTENRYLREREDRIPAFENLVGASPAMQQVYELVRRLGPTRSTVLVTGETGTGKELVARAIHALSPRRERLFVPLNCAAIPGELLESELFGHTRGAFTGAHADRAGKFEVAHGGTLFLDEIGDMPIALQAKLLRVLQEGVIERVGSNKPIALDVRMISSTHRDLPARIREGTFREDLYYRLNVFNVALPPLRDRREDIGHLATFLLTRFARELGREMPTLTAEALAALERYEWPGNVRELQNVMERAAVLATGREIDPAVFRQLGPAGTGPAPEPSPESFALEAAVEQFERKHILRALAAAGDNKSQAARLLGVSERTLWYKLKRYGL, from the coding sequence ATGACGAAAGCACTCGTGGTCGACGACGAACGGAAGATGCGCCGCATCCTCCAGATGGTGCTCGAGCGCATGAGCATCGATTCGGTCGTCGCCGAAACGGGAGCCGAAGCGCTCGAGCGCTTCGATCGCGAGCAGGTCGATCTCGTGCTCACCGATCTGAAGATGCCCGGGATGACGGGGATCGAGCTCCTGTCCGAGCTCCGCGTCCGCGACCCCGACCTGCCGGTCATCGTCCTCACCGCGTTCGGTACCGTGCAGACGGCGGTCGAAGCGATGAAGGCCGGCGCGTGCGACTACGTGCTGAAGCCGTTCGATCTCGACGCGATCGAGATCACCATCCGCAAGGCCCTCGACCTCAGCCGCTACCGGACCGAGAATCGCTACCTCCGCGAGCGCGAGGATCGGATCCCGGCGTTCGAGAACCTGGTCGGCGCCTCGCCGGCGATGCAGCAGGTCTACGAGCTGGTCCGTCGCCTGGGACCGACCCGGAGCACCGTCCTCGTCACCGGCGAGACCGGAACCGGGAAGGAGCTCGTCGCGCGCGCCATCCACGCCCTCAGCCCGCGACGCGAGCGCCTCTTCGTGCCGCTCAACTGCGCCGCGATCCCGGGTGAGCTGCTCGAGAGCGAGCTCTTCGGGCACACGCGGGGCGCGTTCACCGGGGCGCACGCGGATCGCGCGGGCAAGTTCGAGGTGGCCCATGGCGGGACGCTCTTCCTCGACGAGATCGGCGACATGCCGATCGCGCTGCAAGCGAAGCTTCTGCGCGTCCTGCAGGAGGGCGTGATCGAGCGCGTCGGCAGCAACAAGCCGATCGCGCTCGACGTCCGGATGATCTCGTCGACCCACCGCGATCTGCCGGCGCGGATCCGCGAGGGCACGTTCCGCGAGGATCTGTACTATCGCCTGAACGTGTTCAACGTCGCCCTGCCCCCGCTGCGGGATCGCCGCGAGGACATCGGGCACCTCGCCACCTTCCTCCTCACCCGCTTCGCCCGGGAGCTGGGACGCGAGATGCCGACCCTCACGGCCGAGGCGCTGGCGGCGCTCGAACGCTACGAGTGGCCGGGCAACGTCCGCGAGCTCCAGAACGTCATGGAGCGCGCCGCGGTGCTCGCGACCGGTCGTGAGATCGATCCCGCGGTCTTCCGGCAGCTCGGCCCCGCGGGCACCGGTCCCGCCCCCGAGCCCTCGCCCGAGAGCTTCGCGCTCGAGGCGGCGGTGGAGCAGTTCGAGCGCAAGCACATCCTGCGCGCCCTCGCCGCGGCCGGCGACAACAAGTCCCAGGCCGCGCGCCTGCTCGGGGTCAGCGAACGGACGCTCTGGTACAAGCTCAAGCGATACGGACTCTAG